The Waddliaceae bacterium DNA window CTTTGATTGAGTTTTAGCAGCTCTTCTTCAACAACTTTTTTTAATTTTTTTATTCTTTTTTCCCCAATTTCGAACGGTCGTGAAGTAGAAACGCCATGTTTTTTAACCCAATCAAAATGATCAGCGAATTTAAGTTGAAAATATCTCTTCCCGTCCTCTGAGCGTTCTTCCAATGCCTTGTCATCCACAAACATATGGCATTTTCTAGCCTCATCTTTAATGCTATCTACATGAAGAGGAAATATTCTTGCTAAAACTTCTAGGCCCCCAGAACCCTTGGAAGCGTGCTCCAGATCAATCAGCCCTATCTTTCCTGTTTTTTTACCGTCTTCTTCTGTAATAAAAAGAGGAAGATTATCATATCGCACATAACCACAAGACTTTTCAGGATTATCACTATTTTCCAAAGAATCAGTCACACATCCTATTAAATCACTAATATGCACCTTTGAAAATAATCTTGTCATTTCACGCACAGCTTCATCAAATAATTGTGGTTGCAAAATGTACGTAAACATATTGTGATAATTATTTATATTTATTTGAAGCCGCTCTTCTACAAGAAATTTTCCACAAAGGCGTGCTTTGGGAATTACCAGATGAGAACTTTTTTGTGCGGTTAAGACAGACCTTACCTCTTGCATTTGATGAAAACGTTTAATAGCGAAGCGTCTTCCTGATTGCTTTAGAACTACTTCCGGCATTTCTTCAGACAAAAAAACAGCTGTGTTTCCACCAGGAGCTTGTCGCATAGACTTGGTTTTTTCGCATTGGGCTGTATATTCAGAAAACATACCACTAGGTAAAAAAGATTTTCGTGCTAGATAACCTCTAATATGCTTTTGAATAATGGTAGCCGCTTCATCATACTTCGCCTGACTTTTGTCAGCAACTTCTGCTGAAGACTTTTTCATGCCTTCATCTGTTTCTGGACTACACGGTTTTTCTTGAAATTTTGGGCCCAGAATTTCTTTTGCTAATTCTCTTGTTTTATCATCTCGCTCTGCGATTACATTTAACATCCAAAGCTTTGAGGCTTCAGAAATTTCCACTTTTTCTTGAGCGGTTTTGTACATTTCGAACATTCTTTCAATATTATATGTACGCTTTATTATGTTTAAAGGGGACAATAAACGTGCTTTTATCCATGTCCATGTCCCTCTCAATCCTTTCCTGGTTTCAAAATTGACTGCATAATGTCCCCTTTTTTCAACCATACTTACCATATAGTCTTCTTTTGCATAAGGTGTTTTAGGATATTTAATATCGAAGGACATAACAAACTCGTTTTGTTTAATTAATAACTCTATCAATTAAAATGCATATTCTAAAATATTTGTCAAATAGATATTATGTACGTAAGGCAACTGGATAACATTAGTAGCTCTCTATTGCTCAATGCTCAATGCTCAATGTTCAATGCTAATTGAAAACGTAGCGCCGCTACGTTTTAATCTGTCATGTTATGGAAGACAGCGTCGACATCTTCAATGTCTTCGATCCATTCGATTAGTGCTTCGTTAGATTTTGCTGTATCTTCGTCACAGTCTACTGTAGTCTTTGGTATCATCTCGAGAGATGCTTCTGAGCACGTCATCCCCTGCTCTTCTATAGCGTCTTTCACTGCGTATAATTCTGCAGCGTCGGTGGTGACGACGTACATATCATCTAATGCCTCGAAATCTTCGGCACCGGCATCGGTCACTGCCATGAAGACGGTGTCTTCGTCGCCTTCTTGGTCTTTTGGCATCTGTATCACGCCTTTTCTGTCGAAATTGAAGACGACGGCACCTGAGCTTGCTATCGTACCCCCACGTTTATTTGTGGAGATGC harbors:
- a CDS encoding YebC/PmpR family DNA-binding transcriptional regulator: MAGHSKWANIKHKKARVDAKKGKVFSRIAKEIIVAVKEGGNDPKGNTRLRLALQKARAANMPSDNIDRNIKKASSADQSDYVEVVYEIYGHGGVGIVVEGMTDNKNRMASEMRISTNKRGGTIASSGAVVFNFDRKGVIQMPKDQEGDEDTVFMAVTDAGAEDFEALDDMYVVTTDAAELYAVKDAIEEQGMTCSEASLEMIPKTTVDCDEDTAKSNEALIEWIEDIEDVDAVFHNMTD